A stretch of Alkalicella caledoniensis DNA encodes these proteins:
- a CDS encoding TadE/TadG family type IV pilus assembly protein has translation MKLLKNQKGQSLVEFAIILPLILLIVMGIAQFGMMFSSFLAVQNATREGARLGIVGGTNVEIKDRILSTSPNLKESNLTIHVTPSQETRKSGDPLTVQIVYNYPLTVPIINKMFGNAIQLNAQTSMRIE, from the coding sequence TTGAAACTACTAAAAAACCAAAAAGGGCAATCGTTGGTGGAGTTTGCAATAATACTACCATTGATTTTGCTAATAGTTATGGGGATAGCCCAGTTCGGTATGATGTTTAGTTCATTTCTAGCAGTTCAAAATGCCACTAGGGAAGGTGCAAGACTGGGGATTGTTGGAGGCACCAATGTAGAAATAAAAGATAGAATTTTGAGTACTTCTCCTAATCTAAAGGAGAGCAACTTAACTATACATGTTACACCAAGTCAAGAAACAAGAAAGTCCGGGGACCCTCTAACAGTACAAATAGTTTATAATTATCCTCTTACTGTACCAATTATAAATAAAATGTTCGGAAATGCAATCCAACTTAATGCACAGACCTCAATGAGAATTGAATAG
- a CDS encoding Flp family type IVb pilin, which produces MYNILRKKLLPKLKEKAGQGMVEYSLMIGLVALVVFGILSALGPTLALKIQEAVEAFNF; this is translated from the coding sequence ATGTATAACATCCTACGTAAAAAGCTTCTGCCTAAACTGAAGGAAAAAGCTGGACAAGGCATGGTAGAATACTCACTCATGATAGGGTTAGTTGCACTGGTGGTATTCGGGATTCTGTCAGCGCTAGGGCCAACTTTAGCCCTTAAGATTCAAGAAGCTGTAGAAGCATTTAATTTTTAA
- a CDS encoding Flp family type IVb pilin — MMMTIVNYFLSKVREEKGQGMVEYALIIGLVSIVAMGILFTLGGTIGDVFSDIVARLGGTVE, encoded by the coding sequence ATGATGATGACTATCGTAAACTACTTTTTATCAAAGGTAAGGGAAGAAAAAGGACAAGGTATGGTTGAGTATGCACTTATTATCGGACTAGTTTCAATAGTAGCCATGGGAATACTATTTACTTTAGGTGGAACAATCGGAGATGTATTTAGCGATATAGTAGCCCGCCTAGGTGGAACAGTAGAGTAA
- a CDS encoding response regulator — protein MKKEVINVLIADDHDIIRQGLKTIISFQEGLNICGEAENGEKALALVKATSPDVILLDINMPMISGIEVLRNVKDKTDIKVIMLTIENDRKTIHTAIDIGADGYVLKDTAGTEIINAIRAVSEGEKYIDKTLVSLLFSNIQGNGKKSNGTFENLTKREMEVLCNISKGLSNKEIGSKLFLTEKTVKNYATSLFRKINVDDRVQATIFALENNIEEYKRNQ, from the coding sequence ATGAAAAAAGAGGTGATTAATGTTCTAATTGCCGATGATCACGACATAATTAGACAAGGGTTAAAGACAATAATAAGCTTTCAGGAAGGTCTTAATATATGTGGAGAAGCTGAAAACGGTGAGAAAGCTTTAGCGTTAGTGAAAGCAACATCTCCCGATGTTATTTTACTAGATATAAACATGCCAATGATAAGTGGTATTGAGGTACTACGAAATGTTAAGGATAAAACAGATATAAAAGTAATTATGCTGACCATTGAAAATGATAGGAAGACAATTCATACAGCCATTGATATTGGGGCTGATGGATATGTTTTAAAGGATACTGCAGGTACAGAGATAATAAATGCAATTAGGGCTGTTTCCGAAGGGGAAAAATATATAGATAAAACTTTGGTCTCCTTGCTTTTTTCTAACATACAGGGGAATGGTAAAAAAAGTAATGGGACCTTTGAAAATCTTACAAAAAGAGAAATGGAAGTTCTGTGCAATATATCAAAGGGACTAAGTAACAAGGAAATAGGAAGTAAGTTGTTTCTTACAGAAAAAACCGTTAAGAACTATGCCACCAGCCTTTTTAGAAAAATAAATGTTGATGATCGGGTTCAGGCAACCATATTCGCCCTAGAGAACAATATAGAAGAATACAAAAGAAACCAATAG
- a CDS encoding sensor histidine kinase, producing MKNTDLDLRAINDIIRKITEEIGSSRNSIVNIVDNIRSEQESLKNELNVIKGQIFDTINEVDHLEKYDKQMRQRLAEVSKNFTIYTEKDIKAAYEEAENTRIRFITKRNEEKELLKRRSSVELALRKAMENIKNAEQVVNQISIALRYLEGDILSVLEDADKNSEMFLGIKILEAQENERKRIARDVHDGPAQHMANTIMKVDICKMVIQKDLDKGLGELEDLKESVKVALKEVRNIIFDLRPMTLDDLGLNETIQETIKSITHETKIKVDLRLKPIQVDIEPIIQVAVYRIVQEIFNNIRKHAMAKNVEVKLDFGTKYLMLVVTDDGVGFDVEGTFKKVKTKGTSYGLIGILDRVNQLQGEIKIKSSNGSGTSYSVKLPINREVIRDEKRGD from the coding sequence ATGAAAAATACTGACTTAGACCTTCGTGCCATCAACGATATAATTAGAAAAATAACAGAGGAAATAGGTTCTAGTAGAAATAGTATAGTTAATATAGTTGATAATATCAGGTCAGAGCAGGAAAGCCTAAAAAATGAGTTAAACGTTATAAAAGGGCAAATATTTGATACTATCAATGAAGTGGATCACCTTGAAAAATACGATAAGCAGATGCGACAGAGGCTCGCGGAGGTTTCAAAGAACTTTACTATTTACACTGAGAAGGATATAAAAGCAGCCTATGAAGAAGCTGAAAATACAAGAATAAGGTTCATAACCAAAAGAAATGAAGAAAAAGAACTTCTAAAGAGGAGATCAAGTGTTGAGCTGGCATTAAGGAAAGCTATGGAAAATATTAAAAACGCGGAGCAAGTTGTTAACCAAATAAGTATTGCCCTAAGATACCTTGAGGGGGATATACTTTCAGTGCTAGAAGACGCGGACAAAAACTCCGAAATGTTTTTAGGGATAAAGATTCTAGAAGCTCAAGAAAATGAGAGAAAGCGAATCGCACGGGATGTACATGATGGTCCAGCCCAGCATATGGCCAATACCATAATGAAAGTAGATATATGTAAGATGGTAATACAAAAGGACCTGGATAAGGGCCTCGGTGAGTTGGAAGATTTAAAAGAGAGTGTAAAGGTAGCACTAAAGGAAGTTCGAAACATTATTTTTGACTTGCGACCTATGACCCTAGATGATCTTGGCCTAAACGAAACAATCCAAGAAACAATAAAGTCTATTACCCATGAGACAAAAATAAAAGTGGATTTAAGGCTAAAGCCAATTCAAGTAGACATAGAACCAATAATTCAAGTGGCAGTTTATCGCATTGTTCAAGAAATTTTTAACAACATTAGGAAACACGCCATGGCCAAAAATGTTGAAGTTAAACTAGATTTTGGTACAAAGTATCTCATGCTAGTTGTTACAGATGATGGTGTAGGGTTTGATGTTGAAGGTACATTTAAAAAAGTAAAAACCAAGGGTACTTCCTATGGACTCATTGGGATATTAGATAGGGTCAACCAATTACAAGGAGAGATAAAGATAAAATCCTCAAATGGTAGCGGAACAAGCTACTCTGTTAAACTTCCTATAAATAGAGAGGTGATAAGGGATGAAAAAAGAGGTGATTAA
- a CDS encoding prepilin peptidase — protein MYLLVLILGIVAGYFLSKITSTISDSISVGKKGFKLSIIIVTALLFVISYLKYGSSLMFLKTTLFMSLLIIISFVDIKHRIIPDKLVLATILWGLVLVFIGDVSPLNAILGMFTGGTLLLLLAMVPNALGGGDVKMMFAVGIFLGVTKTVYAIIFAFMVAAIISTILLLLRLKSRKDHIPFGPFLAIGSLIAYLAV, from the coding sequence ATGTATCTATTAGTTTTAATATTAGGTATTGTAGCTGGATATTTCCTAAGCAAGATAACCAGCACAATATCAGATAGTATTTCTGTTGGTAAAAAAGGATTCAAGTTATCAATTATCATTGTTACAGCACTTTTATTTGTTATTTCTTATTTAAAATATGGAAGCAGTCTAATGTTCCTAAAAACAACTTTGTTTATGTCTTTATTAATAATAATTTCCTTCGTAGATATAAAACATCGTATTATTCCCGATAAGTTAGTCTTGGCTACTATTCTTTGGGGGCTAGTACTAGTATTTATCGGTGATGTTTCCCCTTTAAATGCAATTTTAGGGATGTTTACAGGAGGAACATTGCTATTATTATTGGCCATGGTGCCAAATGCATTGGGTGGCGGAGATGTTAAAATGATGTTTGCAGTGGGAATATTTCTAGGGGTAACTAAAACTGTATATGCTATAATTTTTGCTTTTATGGTGGCAGCTATTATAAGTACAATACTACTTCTATTAAGATTAAAATCAAGAAAAGATCATATACCCTTTGGTCCTTTTTTAGCCATTGGGAGCTTAATTGCTTATCTTGCTGTATAA
- a CDS encoding glycerate kinase: MRILVASDSFKGSLSSIDVCKAVSEGIKEVIPNCEVVMLPIADGGEGTLEAMSYATGGRLVEAICTNPVGERISGHYSISGDGKTAVIEMAKAAGLYLINREQRNPYYTTTFGVGELIIHALDKGCRNFIVGIGGSATNDGGVGMLQALGFSFLDKARNEIDTGGLALGKIDSIDPSNRDKRLDECTFKIACDVDNTLCGPKGASYIFGPQKGATPQMVKELDSTLKHYANVIHRDLGVKVLDIKGGGAAGGLGTAFVGFLNAELVSGVDLILDSLKFSEKLEGIDLVITGEGQIDDQTAHGKVPMGVAKRAKEQNIPVVAIVGSISGNVASLYQLGLNAIFSVVNKPMTLDQAMNNAYELVQQTAKNVVGLFNT; encoded by the coding sequence ATGAGAATACTTGTGGCATCTGATTCTTTTAAGGGGAGTTTGTCATCCATAGATGTGTGTAAGGCTGTTTCAGAGGGAATAAAAGAAGTGATACCTAATTGTGAGGTTGTGATGCTACCTATAGCTGATGGGGGAGAGGGTACCTTAGAAGCCATGAGTTATGCTACAGGAGGGAGATTAGTTGAAGCCATATGCACTAATCCAGTAGGTGAAAGGATCTCAGGCCATTACTCAATTTCAGGTGATGGCAAAACTGCTGTAATAGAGATGGCTAAGGCGGCTGGTCTTTACTTAATAAATAGGGAACAAAGAAATCCATACTACACAACAACCTTTGGTGTGGGTGAGCTAATAATTCATGCCCTAGATAAAGGCTGTAGAAATTTTATAGTGGGAATTGGTGGAAGTGCCACAAATGATGGAGGAGTAGGTATGCTTCAGGCCCTTGGTTTTAGTTTTCTTGATAAGGCTAGAAATGAGATAGACACAGGTGGACTTGCCTTAGGTAAAATAGATAGCATTGACCCATCTAATAGGGATAAAAGGCTAGATGAGTGCACTTTCAAAATAGCTTGCGATGTTGACAACACTCTATGCGGACCTAAAGGGGCATCATATATTTTTGGACCTCAAAAAGGAGCAACACCACAGATGGTTAAAGAATTGGATTCTACCCTTAAACATTATGCCAATGTAATACATAGGGATTTAGGAGTAAAGGTCTTAGATATAAAAGGTGGAGGAGCTGCAGGGGGTTTAGGGACAGCTTTTGTAGGTTTTTTGAATGCTGAACTAGTATCTGGTGTGGATTTAATTCTCGATAGTTTAAAATTCTCCGAAAAGCTAGAAGGAATTGACTTAGTAATTACGGGGGAGGGGCAAATAGACGATCAAACTGCCCATGGTAAAGTGCCAATGGGTGTGGCAAAACGAGCTAAGGAGCAAAATATCCCTGTTGTTGCTATAGTTGGTTCTATTTCAGGAAACGTTGCAAGCCTTTATCAACTTGGCTTAAACGCAATATTTAGTGTTGTGAATAAACCTATGACCTTAGACCAAGCAATGAATAACGCATATGAACTAGTACAACAAACAGCTAAAAATGTTGTGGGGTTATTTAATACATAG
- a CDS encoding ABC transporter ATP-binding protein yields the protein MAKNTFREDEKLKETVNIKIIGRLVKYIAPYKKEVINTLFLMAVVVTVSLVNPLLMRLAINEYIANGDLQGLAILGVVMAVINFAAMYCARYRIVIMSRVSSKILLKIRQELFIHIQKLSFSFFDSRPVGKILARIIGDVNSLGDLFTNSVTTLIPDAITLVAVAGIMLFLNWKLALMALIMLPFLSLTLFLIQITCRQRWQDYRKKRSNLSAYIHEDYSGIRVVQSFTREKKTERTFADLSKTLTGSFISAVKVADAFWAVVELSWGIGSIIVFWYGTRLLTAGEIEVGDLVAFTGYIAMFWRPIMNLSNFYNLLITNLSGAERIFEIMDIAPDIVDAQNADELPEIVGEVKFNHVTFAYEDGEEVLKNVNFHIKAGETIALVGHTGAGKTTIVNLISRFYDTTRGQVLIDGYDLKDVSVESLRSQMGIMTQDTFMFSGTIKENIRYGKLDATDEEVVKAAQAVKAHDFIIKLEKGYDTDVNERGSRLSVGQRQLIALARALLADPRILILDEATSSIDTQTEKKVQEGLNVLFAGRTSFVIAHRLSTIRNADRIMVIDEGEIKEVGNHQQLLAKKGMYHKLYMAQYRFLNEGA from the coding sequence ATGGCTAAAAATACGTTTAGGGAAGATGAAAAACTCAAAGAAACGGTCAATATAAAGATAATTGGAAGGCTAGTGAAATATATTGCACCTTATAAAAAAGAGGTAATTAATACCTTGTTTTTGATGGCTGTAGTGGTCACTGTATCATTAGTTAATCCTTTGCTAATGAGGCTTGCCATAAATGAATATATCGCAAATGGCGATTTACAAGGCTTGGCAATTTTAGGTGTGGTCATGGCAGTGATAAATTTTGCTGCCATGTACTGTGCCAGATATCGGATTGTTATCATGTCTAGGGTTTCTAGTAAAATCCTTTTGAAAATTAGACAGGAACTTTTTATTCACATTCAAAAACTTTCCTTTTCATTTTTCGATTCAAGGCCTGTGGGGAAAATCCTGGCAAGAATTATAGGTGATGTAAACTCCCTAGGAGACCTGTTTACTAACAGTGTTACTACACTTATACCCGACGCTATTACGCTGGTAGCAGTTGCAGGTATTATGCTTTTTTTGAATTGGAAATTGGCTTTAATGGCATTGATTATGCTGCCATTTTTATCGCTAACACTGTTTCTAATTCAAATTACCTGTAGGCAAAGATGGCAAGATTACCGCAAGAAAAGGTCAAACTTGAGTGCATATATTCATGAAGATTATTCAGGTATCAGAGTGGTACAAAGTTTTACAAGGGAAAAGAAGACTGAGAGGACATTTGCTGACCTATCGAAAACACTTACAGGATCATTTATCTCTGCAGTAAAAGTGGCAGATGCTTTCTGGGCAGTTGTGGAACTATCATGGGGGATAGGATCAATAATTGTTTTTTGGTATGGGACTAGACTTCTTACAGCTGGAGAAATAGAAGTGGGAGATCTAGTTGCTTTCACAGGATATATTGCCATGTTTTGGCGTCCAATAATGAACCTAAGTAATTTTTATAATTTGTTAATTACAAACCTCTCGGGGGCGGAAAGAATCTTTGAGATAATGGATATTGCCCCTGATATCGTGGATGCTCAAAATGCAGATGAGCTACCTGAGATAGTAGGTGAAGTGAAGTTTAACCATGTTACCTTTGCCTATGAGGATGGGGAAGAGGTGCTTAAGAATGTTAACTTTCATATTAAGGCTGGTGAGACTATTGCTCTGGTCGGTCATACTGGGGCAGGTAAAACTACCATTGTAAATCTGATAAGCAGATTTTATGATACAACAAGAGGTCAAGTTCTCATAGATGGGTATGACCTAAAAGATGTTTCTGTTGAATCCCTTCGTAGCCAGATGGGTATCATGACCCAAGATACATTTATGTTTTCTGGAACCATTAAAGAAAATATTCGCTACGGTAAGTTAGATGCAACAGATGAAGAAGTGGTGAAAGCAGCTCAAGCTGTTAAAGCCCATGACTTTATAATTAAGTTAGAGAAGGGCTATGACACTGACGTAAATGAGCGTGGTTCTAGGCTTTCTGTTGGTCAAAGGCAGCTAATTGCGTTAGCTAGGGCCCTGCTGGCAGATCCAAGAATACTAATATTAGACGAAGCTACTTCCAGTATAGACACACAAACAGAAAAGAAAGTTCAAGAGGGTCTAAATGTACTCTTTGCTGGGAGAACATCCTTTGTTATTGCCCATAGACTATCAACAATTAGAAACGCAGATAGAATAATGGTAATTGACGAAGGAGAGATAAAAGAGGTTGGAAATCACCAACAGCTTCTAGCTAAAAAGGGTATGTATCATAAGCTTTATATGGCTCAGTATAGGTTCCTTAACGAAGGAGCATAA
- a CDS encoding ABC transporter ATP-binding protein: MKRILKYVWRYKILYIIPIVSMFIAIGLDMFNPIVTQKIIDDVIRDGRHEILNTLLLGFFGITIGRAIFGYIREFLFDYAGSKVTLDIRKDLFGHIQKLPFDYFDGVNTGEIMSRTTEDVNNIWNAMGFAILFFIEQILYIIIATTMLFTIDWKLAIICLLTMPPMLLLAVKLEKKIGEAYENLSDQSAVLNTTAQENLSGVRLVKAFGREKHEMEKFFKQNEENYRLNIQQAKVWSKYHPVIEFMSNLVLIVVISIGGMFVVGSQISLGELVKFNGYIMMLIWPMRLMGWLTNLIARCNASAKRIFAIIDTEPTITSPENPVMPKELKGHIVFENVSFKYRDEYVLKNINIDAAPGSTVAIMGTTGSGKSSIINLIGRYYDCTEGNILVDGVDVKKMDLKELRDEISVVMQDTFLFSDTIEENIIFSVDDVTPEEFKDAARDAQVEEFVGEMEEGYQTIIGERGVGLSGGQKQRISIARAILKKSKVLIFDDATSALDMETEYNIQKALEKRKEMTKFIIAHRISAVKNADEIIIVENGEIVERGNHKSLIWKKGRYYDIYCEQFKDIDSLQEEVI; encoded by the coding sequence ATGAAACGAATACTTAAATATGTTTGGAGATATAAAATACTTTATATTATACCAATTGTTTCAATGTTTATAGCTATAGGATTGGATATGTTCAACCCAATTGTTACACAAAAAATAATAGATGATGTGATACGAGATGGAAGGCATGAAATTTTAAATACGTTATTGCTAGGGTTTTTTGGTATTACAATAGGTAGAGCTATTTTTGGATACATTAGGGAATTTTTATTTGACTATGCAGGTTCTAAGGTTACTTTAGATATAAGGAAAGATCTGTTTGGGCACATTCAAAAATTACCCTTTGACTATTTTGATGGTGTAAATACAGGTGAAATTATGTCTAGGACTACAGAAGATGTTAATAACATCTGGAACGCCATGGGTTTTGCTATCTTGTTTTTCATAGAGCAAATCCTTTATATAATAATCGCAACTACTATGTTATTCACTATTGATTGGAAGCTTGCAATTATATGTCTACTTACCATGCCACCTATGCTGCTTTTAGCTGTAAAACTGGAAAAGAAAATAGGGGAGGCGTATGAGAATCTTAGTGACCAAAGTGCTGTACTAAATACCACTGCCCAAGAGAATCTTTCAGGTGTAAGACTTGTAAAAGCATTTGGCCGTGAAAAACATGAGATGGAAAAATTCTTTAAACAAAATGAAGAAAACTACAGGCTTAATATCCAGCAAGCCAAGGTATGGTCTAAATACCACCCGGTAATTGAGTTTATGTCAAACCTAGTGCTAATAGTTGTTATTTCTATCGGTGGTATGTTTGTGGTGGGTAGTCAGATTTCCTTAGGTGAGTTAGTAAAGTTCAATGGGTATATAATGATGCTTATCTGGCCCATGAGATTGATGGGGTGGCTTACTAACCTTATTGCTAGGTGTAATGCCTCTGCCAAAAGAATATTTGCCATTATAGATACTGAGCCAACTATTACTTCCCCGGAAAATCCTGTAATGCCAAAGGAATTAAAGGGGCATATTGTCTTTGAAAATGTTTCATTTAAGTATAGGGATGAATATGTACTGAAAAACATCAACATAGATGCAGCCCCTGGCTCAACAGTAGCCATTATGGGTACTACTGGTTCGGGGAAAAGCTCAATTATAAACTTAATTGGGAGATATTACGACTGTACTGAAGGTAACATCTTAGTAGACGGTGTGGATGTTAAAAAAATGGATTTGAAGGAACTTAGGGACGAGATTTCTGTGGTAATGCAAGATACCTTCTTGTTCTCAGACACCATTGAGGAAAACATAATTTTCTCTGTGGATGATGTAACACCAGAGGAATTTAAAGATGCAGCTAGGGATGCCCAAGTAGAAGAGTTTGTGGGAGAAATGGAAGAAGGGTATCAAACAATTATCGGAGAACGTGGTGTGGGTCTTTCCGGAGGACAAAAACAACGGATTTCCATTGCCCGTGCAATTCTCAAGAAAAGCAAGGTGCTGATCTTTGATGATGCAACATCGGCCCTTGATATGGAAACTGAGTATAACATCCAAAAGGCTCTGGAAAAGAGAAAAGAAATGACTAAATTTATCATAGCACATCGTATATCTGCTGTTAAAAATGCAGACGAGATCATAATAGTTGAAAATGGTGAAATTGTTGAAAGAGGAAACCATAAATCACTAATATGGAAAAAGGGTAGATACTACGATATTTATTGCGAACAGTTTAAGGATATAGATAGCCTACAAGAAGAGGTGATATAG
- a CDS encoding QueT transporter family protein has translation MKNTKFLVQGALIAAVYVVITLLFAPISYGPMQVRISEAMTVLPILTPAAIPGLFVGALIANLFSDAGLLDVVFGSLASLIAAYLTYLVPRSKLWLAPLPPVLVNVIIIPIVLYFAFDLPYWLMLSGVFTGQMIACYGLGYPLLLALTKLKK, from the coding sequence ATGAAGAACACCAAATTTTTAGTGCAAGGAGCATTAATTGCTGCAGTTTATGTGGTTATTACTTTGCTTTTCGCGCCCATTAGCTATGGACCTATGCAGGTACGTATTTCCGAAGCTATGACTGTTTTACCTATACTAACACCTGCAGCTATACCTGGATTGTTTGTAGGTGCCCTAATTGCTAACTTATTCAGTGATGCTGGACTTTTAGATGTAGTATTTGGTAGCTTAGCTTCCTTAATAGCAGCGTATCTCACTTACCTGGTGCCTAGGTCAAAACTTTGGCTGGCCCCATTACCCCCAGTTTTAGTAAATGTAATCATAATTCCTATTGTTTTATACTTCGCTTTTGATCTACCATACTGGTTAATGTTAAGTGGAGTGTTTACAGGACAAATGATTGCTTGCTACGGACTAGGATACCCACTTTTACTAGCTTTAACTAAGCTAAAGAAGTAG
- a CDS encoding aminopeptidase P N-terminal domain-containing protein gives MKNEFFINNRKKLQESIKDNSILILFAGVAPQRSADQSYIFTPNRNFYYITGIDRDQAIYVLAKSDENIREYLFIEEGNPVLEKWIGKRMTKDEAKEASGLDNIKFLTEFEGLLHQEITGNSLEKVYLDLEKRSYDSIPTRAQLFSQDIIKKYPQASIKNIYNDVAKIRVKKEQVEIDKMRRAIEITGEGIKSLMVNCEAGLFEYQVEAYFDFTIKNLGAKNKAFNTIAAAGKNATVLHYEDNNCQLSDGELILFDLGAEFQHYCADISRTIPVNGKFTPRQKDVYNVVLKALDEVTKRVRPGVTFTELNEYTKKILAQGCIELGIIKDEGELSKYYYHGVGHFLGLDTHDVGARNAKLEAGMVITIEPGLYIDEEAIGVRIEDDVLVTENGHENLSKDIIRTVEDIEKFMAKR, from the coding sequence ATGAAAAACGAGTTCTTTATTAATAACCGCAAGAAGCTACAAGAATCAATAAAAGACAACTCTATCTTGATCCTTTTTGCGGGAGTGGCACCTCAAAGAAGTGCCGACCAAAGTTATATATTCACTCCAAACAGAAATTTTTATTATATTACTGGTATTGATAGAGATCAGGCAATATATGTCTTAGCTAAATCTGATGAAAATATCAGGGAGTACTTATTCATTGAAGAGGGAAACCCTGTACTTGAGAAGTGGATAGGAAAGCGAATGACTAAAGACGAAGCAAAGGAAGCTTCAGGGTTAGATAACATTAAGTTCTTAACTGAATTTGAGGGTCTGTTACATCAAGAGATAACAGGCAACTCATTGGAAAAAGTTTATTTAGATCTGGAAAAACGTAGCTATGACTCAATACCAACTAGGGCACAGTTATTCTCCCAGGACATAATAAAAAAGTATCCCCAAGCTTCTATAAAAAACATCTACAATGATGTGGCAAAAATCAGGGTTAAAAAAGAACAGGTTGAAATAGATAAAATGAGAAGAGCCATTGAAATTACAGGAGAGGGCATTAAATCCCTCATGGTAAACTGTGAGGCAGGCTTGTTCGAATATCAAGTAGAAGCATATTTTGATTTTACTATAAAAAACCTTGGAGCTAAAAACAAGGCATTCAACACCATAGCTGCAGCTGGTAAAAATGCCACTGTTCTTCATTACGAGGACAATAACTGCCAACTTTCAGACGGAGAACTGATTCTTTTCGATCTGGGGGCTGAATTTCAGCATTATTGTGCAGATATAAGTAGAACCATTCCTGTGAATGGAAAATTTACCCCTAGGCAAAAAGACGTATACAATGTTGTTCTTAAAGCCCTAGACGAGGTTACTAAAAGGGTAAGGCCCGGTGTTACATTTACTGAGCTCAATGAATACACAAAAAAGATATTAGCCCAAGGATGTATTGAATTAGGTATAATCAAAGATGAAGGGGAACTTAGTAAATACTACTATCATGGTGTTGGCCACTTTTTAGGTCTTGATACCCATGATGTTGGGGCTAGAAATGCTAAACTAGAAGCAGGAATGGTAATAACCATTGAGCCTGGGCTATACATTGATGAAGAAGCCATTGGAGTCCGTATAGAAGATGATGTATTAGTTACTGAAAACGGGCATGAGAATTTATCCAAAGATATCATAAGAACAGTGGAAGATATAGAGAAGTTTATGGCAAAAAGATAA
- a CDS encoding histidine phosphatase family protein — protein sequence MLRLILVRHGQSEGDILGRHEGRADYPLTKLGESQAKKLAEYLSVYYGIDEIYCSPLKRAKKTAELICKKIMKEPIEVNSLMEMDNGHLAGLTFEEANKKYPITPDRLKIYRPLPGGESTIDFRMRVEGFWHQFYDEKFNAHEQKTVCLVAHGGTISMLIKTIFQLPVPTNIKFPTGDTGFHLIEITSGGAVYIKGNCLEHLLLNK from the coding sequence ATGTTAAGGCTAATTTTAGTAAGACACGGGCAATCTGAAGGGGATATATTAGGTAGACATGAAGGCAGGGCAGACTATCCCCTTACAAAACTGGGGGAATCCCAAGCTAAAAAGCTTGCAGAATACTTATCTGTTTATTACGGAATAGATGAAATTTATTGTAGCCCCTTAAAACGAGCAAAAAAAACAGCTGAATTAATATGTAAAAAAATAATGAAAGAACCCATTGAGGTTAATAGCTTGATGGAGATGGATAATGGACACTTGGCAGGCTTAACCTTTGAAGAAGCCAATAAAAAATACCCTATAACACCAGATAGGCTAAAGATTTATAGACCTTTACCTGGTGGAGAATCAACTATAGATTTTAGGATGAGGGTGGAAGGTTTTTGGCACCAGTTCTATGATGAAAAGTTCAATGCTCATGAGCAAAAAACAGTATGTCTGGTGGCCCATGGCGGCACTATATCCATGCTTATTAAAACAATATTTCAACTACCAGTACCTACTAATATAAAATTTCCAACAGGAGACACAGGGTTTCATCTAATAGAGATAACTTCAGGTGGAGCGGTATATATCAAAGGGAATTGTTTGGAACATCTCTTATTGAATAAATAA